A genomic region of Manihot esculenta cultivar AM560-2 chromosome 15, M.esculenta_v8, whole genome shotgun sequence contains the following coding sequences:
- the LOC110601147 gene encoding uncharacterized protein LOC110601147: MEVAVELEDDLFFADLSKQISLLIMEDDEDSVANCSSFPFQNFSRVNYPTAPSPFMYEQRRESKGTGVFIPRSSQPRRKHRQARHSSFNAKSHRQQDNTRMVSQVSYNNSLYPKNG; this comes from the exons ATGGAAGTAGCTGTGGAATTAGAAGATGATTTGTTCTTTGCAGACCTAAGCAAGCAAATTTCTCTTCTAATCATGGAAGACGACGAGGACTCTGTTGCAAATTGTTCTTCATTTCCTTTCCAG AATTTCTCAAGAGTGAATTACCCAACAGCGCCATCGCCATTTATGTATGAGCAAAGAAGAGAAAGCAAAGGAACAGGAGTTTTCATTCCAAGATCATCACAGCCACGAAGGAAACACAGGCAAGCAAGACATTCTTCATTCAACGCAAAGTCTCATAGACAGCAAGATAACACAAGAATGGTTTCTCAAGTTTCTTACAACAATTCTTTATACCCCAAGAACGGCTAG
- the LOC110602339 gene encoding NADPH-dependent aldehyde reductase 1, chloroplastic isoform X5: MATHRFPPQTQDSQPGREYLMHPLPQPLNPDYKPSNKLLGKVALVTGGDSGIGRAVSLYFTLEGATVAFTYVKGQEDKDKDHTLKMINELKVGGAKDPIAIPTDLGFEENCKRVVDQVITEYGQIDILVNNAAEQYYSTTIEDIDEARLGRVFRTNIFSYFFMSRYALKHMKEGSCIINTTSLAAYAGNPGLLDYSATKGAIVAFTRSLSQQLIEKGIRVNAVAPGPVWTPLQPASMPAEKIAILGSEVPMDRAAQPYEIAPCYVFLACNVCASYITGQVVHPNGGSIVNA; encoded by the exons ATGGCCACTCACAGGTTCCCACCGCAGACTCAAGACAGTCAGCCTGGCAGAGAATATCTCATGCACCCACTTCCACAACCCTTGAACCCTGACTACAAGCCCTCTAACAAGCTCCTT GGAAAGGTAGCTCTGGTGACAGGAGgtgactccggtattggaagaGCTGTATCCTTATATTTTACTTTAGAGGGTGCAACAGTAGCCTTTACATATGTGAAAGGTCAAGAGGATAAGGATAAGGATCACACGCTAAAAATGATAAACGAATTAAAAGTAGGAGGAGCAAAAGACCCTATTGCCATCCCAACCGATCTTGGTTTCGAAGAAAATTGCAAAAGGGTGGTTGATCAGGTTATCACCGAGTATGGGCAAATTGACATTCTGGTGAATAATGCAGCTGAACAATATTACTCTACTACCATTGAAGATATCGATGAAGCTAGACTTGGGAGGGTGTTTAGAACCAATATATTTAGTTACTTTTTTATGTCTAG GTATGCGTTAAAGCACATGAAAGAAGGGAGTTGTATCATCAACACCACATCTCTCGCCGCCTATGCTGGCAATCCAGGACTATTGGACTATAGCGCCACTAAAGGAGCCATTGTAGCTTTCACTAGGAGCTTGTCCCAGCAACTTATAGAAAAAGGAATTCGTGTCAATGCTGTGGCACCAGGTCCCGTATGGACACCATTGCAACCAGCTTCTATGCCTGCTGAAAAGATTGCAATCTTAGGAAGTGAGGTGCCAATGGATAGAGCAGCACAACCTTATGAGATCGCACCTTGTTATGTATTTCTAGCTTGCAATGTGTGTGCCTCCTACATCACTGGTCAAGTCGTGCACCCTAATG GTGGATCTATCGTAAACGCTTGA
- the LOC110602339 gene encoding NADPH-dependent aldehyde reductase 1, chloroplastic isoform X3, giving the protein MATHRFPPQTQDSQPGREYLMHPLPQPLNPDYKPSNKLLGKVALVTGGDSGIGRAVSLYFTLEGATVAFTYVKGQEDKDKDHTLKMINELKVGGAKDPIAIPTDLGFEENCKRVVDQVITEYGQIDILVNNAAEQYYSTTIEDIDEARLGRVFRTNIFSYFFMSRYALKHMKEGSCIINTTSLAAYAGNPGLLDYSATKGAIVAFTRSLSQQLIEKGIRVNAVAPGPVWTPLQPASMPAEKIAILGSEVPMDRAAQPYEIAPCYVFLACNVCASYITGQVVHPNEQNRTIAGGICHLPILQHLLWLFHVGVAGNLKTYPLPERIPKFIRISRWIQMWTNLGGFHWRN; this is encoded by the exons ATGGCCACTCACAGGTTCCCACCGCAGACTCAAGACAGTCAGCCTGGCAGAGAATATCTCATGCACCCACTTCCACAACCCTTGAACCCTGACTACAAGCCCTCTAACAAGCTCCTT GGAAAGGTAGCTCTGGTGACAGGAGgtgactccggtattggaagaGCTGTATCCTTATATTTTACTTTAGAGGGTGCAACAGTAGCCTTTACATATGTGAAAGGTCAAGAGGATAAGGATAAGGATCACACGCTAAAAATGATAAACGAATTAAAAGTAGGAGGAGCAAAAGACCCTATTGCCATCCCAACCGATCTTGGTTTCGAAGAAAATTGCAAAAGGGTGGTTGATCAGGTTATCACCGAGTATGGGCAAATTGACATTCTGGTGAATAATGCAGCTGAACAATATTACTCTACTACCATTGAAGATATCGATGAAGCTAGACTTGGGAGGGTGTTTAGAACCAATATATTTAGTTACTTTTTTATGTCTAG GTATGCGTTAAAGCACATGAAAGAAGGGAGTTGTATCATCAACACCACATCTCTCGCCGCCTATGCTGGCAATCCAGGACTATTGGACTATAGCGCCACTAAAGGAGCCATTGTAGCTTTCACTAGGAGCTTGTCCCAGCAACTTATAGAAAAAGGAATTCGTGTCAATGCTGTGGCACCAGGTCCCGTATGGACACCATTGCAACCAGCTTCTATGCCTGCTGAAAAGATTGCAATCTTAGGAAGTGAGGTGCCAATGGATAGAGCAGCACAACCTTATGAGATCGCACCTTGTTATGTATTTCTAGCTTGCAATGTGTGTGCCTCCTACATCACTGGTCAAGTCGTGCACCCTAATG AACAGAACAGAACAATTGCTGGTGGTATCTGTCATCTACCCATTTTGCAGCATCTGCTATGGCTTTTTCATGTTGGTGTTGCAGGAAATCTCAAAACGTATCCTTTG CCGGAGAGGATCCCAAAGTTCATCCGGATCAGCAGATGGATTCAGATGTGGACCAACTTAGGAGGTTTTCattggaggaattaa
- the LOC110602339 gene encoding somatic embryogenesis receptor kinase 1 isoform X4, whose protein sequence is MNRTEQNNCWWYLSSTHFAASAMAFSCWCCRKSQNVSFAGEDPKVHPDQQMDSDVDQLRRFSLEELKLATDYFSNENILGSGGFGKVYKGRLQDDSLVAVKRLEHKPTPDGELQFQTTTEIINMAVHPHVLRLSGFCMTTSEKLLVYPYMANGSVASHLRERPPSQPPLGWPTRKRVALGTARGLSYLHDHCNPKVIHRDVKAANILLDEEFEAVVGDFGLAKLMDYNDTHVITDVCGTAGHIAPEYLYNGICSEKTDVYGYGIMLLELITGQRAVDLAWIAAEDDLLLLDWVVYITEPCYE, encoded by the exons ATG AACAGAACAGAACAGAACAATTGCTGGTGGTATCTGTCATCTACCCATTTTGCAGCATCTGCTATGGCTTTTTCATGTTGGTGTTGCAGGAAATCTCAAAACGTATCCTTTG CCGGAGAGGATCCCAAAGTTCATCCGGATCAGCAGATGGATTCAGATGTGGACCAACTTAGGAGGTTTTCattggaggaattaaaacttGCAACAGATTATTTCAGCAATGAAAACATTCTGGGTAGTGGTGGATTTGGCAAGGTTTACAAGGGGCGTTTGCAAGATGATTCACTTGTCGCTGTAAAAAGACTGGAACATAAACCCACACCTGATGGGGAGCTTCAGTTTCAAACAACAACAGAGATCATCAACATGGCTGTGCATCCGCATGTCCTTAGGCTAAGTGGGTTTTGTATGACAACTTCTGAAAAGCTACTTGTTTACCCCTACATGGCTAATGGGAGTGTTGCCTCCCACTTAAGAG AGAGACCTCCATCACAGCCTCCACTTGGTTGGCCTACCAGAAAGAGAGTAGCATTGGGAACTGCAAGGGGTCTTTCTTATTTGCATGATCACTGCAATCCAAAAGTTATTCACCGTGATGTGAAAGCTGCAAATATTTTGTTAGATGAGGAGTTTGAAGCTGTTGTTGGGGACTTTGGGCTGGCTAAATTGATGGACTACAATGATACTCATGTAATCACTGATGTATGCGGTACAGCAGGGCATATAGCTCCAGAATACCTCTATAATGGCATATGTTCTGAGAAAACTGATGTTTATGGGTATGGAATTATGCTTCTGGAGCTAATTACTGGACAGAGAGCTGTTGATCTTGCCTGGATTGCAGCTGAAGATGATCTTTTGTTGCTTGACTGGGTAGTGTATATAACAGAACCCTGCTATGAATGA
- the LOC110602339 gene encoding somatic embryogenesis receptor kinase 1 isoform X1 — protein MNRTEQNNCWWYLSSTHFAASAMAFSCWCCRKSQNVSFAGEDPKVHPDQQMDSDVDQLRRFSLEELKLATDYFSNENILGSGGFGKVYKGRLQDDSLVAVKRLEHKPTPDGELQFQTTTEIINMAVHPHVLRLSGFCMTTSEKLLVYPYMANGSVASHLRERPPSQPPLGWPTRKRVALGTARGLSYLHDHCNPKVIHRDVKAANILLDEEFEAVVGDFGLAKLMDYNDTHVITDVCGTAGHIAPEYLYNGICSEKTDVYGYGIMLLELITGQRAVDLAWIAAEDDLLLLDWVKVLLRENSVEELADPDLQGNYIEAEMKHLIKIALLCTRGSPSYRPKMSEVIRMVEGHSLSERWDEWQEMESCDPKLEVTLQTFYFTVDSTQLQRPIELSGPR, from the exons ATG AACAGAACAGAACAGAACAATTGCTGGTGGTATCTGTCATCTACCCATTTTGCAGCATCTGCTATGGCTTTTTCATGTTGGTGTTGCAGGAAATCTCAAAACGTATCCTTTG CCGGAGAGGATCCCAAAGTTCATCCGGATCAGCAGATGGATTCAGATGTGGACCAACTTAGGAGGTTTTCattggaggaattaaaacttGCAACAGATTATTTCAGCAATGAAAACATTCTGGGTAGTGGTGGATTTGGCAAGGTTTACAAGGGGCGTTTGCAAGATGATTCACTTGTCGCTGTAAAAAGACTGGAACATAAACCCACACCTGATGGGGAGCTTCAGTTTCAAACAACAACAGAGATCATCAACATGGCTGTGCATCCGCATGTCCTTAGGCTAAGTGGGTTTTGTATGACAACTTCTGAAAAGCTACTTGTTTACCCCTACATGGCTAATGGGAGTGTTGCCTCCCACTTAAGAG AGAGACCTCCATCACAGCCTCCACTTGGTTGGCCTACCAGAAAGAGAGTAGCATTGGGAACTGCAAGGGGTCTTTCTTATTTGCATGATCACTGCAATCCAAAAGTTATTCACCGTGATGTGAAAGCTGCAAATATTTTGTTAGATGAGGAGTTTGAAGCTGTTGTTGGGGACTTTGGGCTGGCTAAATTGATGGACTACAATGATACTCATGTAATCACTGATGTATGCGGTACAGCAGGGCATATAGCTCCAGAATACCTCTATAATGGCATATGTTCTGAGAAAACTGATGTTTATGGGTATGGAATTATGCTTCTGGAGCTAATTACTGGACAGAGAGCTGTTGATCTTGCCTGGATTGCAGCTGAAGATGATCTTTTGTTGCTTGACTGG GTGAAAGTCCTGCTGAGAGAGAACAGTGTAGAAGAGCTGGCTGATCCTGATCTCCAAGGCAACTACATAGAAGCTGAGATGAAGCATTTAATCAAGATCGCTCTGCTTTGCACGCGAGGGTCACCCTCTTACAGGCCTAAGATGTCAGAAGTGATAAGAATGGTTGAAGGCCATAGCTTATCAGAGAGATGGGATGAATGGCAGGAGATGGAGAGTTGTGACCCGAAGTTGGAAGTGACCCTTCAAACTTTTTACTTTACTGTTGATTCAACTCAGCTTCAACGTCCAATTGAGTTATCTGGTCCGAGATGA
- the LOC110602339 gene encoding somatic embryogenesis receptor kinase 1 isoform X2, which yields MAFSCWCCRKSQNVSFAGEDPKVHPDQQMDSDVDQLRRFSLEELKLATDYFSNENILGSGGFGKVYKGRLQDDSLVAVKRLEHKPTPDGELQFQTTTEIINMAVHPHVLRLSGFCMTTSEKLLVYPYMANGSVASHLRERPPSQPPLGWPTRKRVALGTARGLSYLHDHCNPKVIHRDVKAANILLDEEFEAVVGDFGLAKLMDYNDTHVITDVCGTAGHIAPEYLYNGICSEKTDVYGYGIMLLELITGQRAVDLAWIAAEDDLLLLDWVKVLLRENSVEELADPDLQGNYIEAEMKHLIKIALLCTRGSPSYRPKMSEVIRMVEGHSLSERWDEWQEMESCDPKLEVTLQTFYFTVDSTQLQRPIELSGPR from the exons ATGGCTTTTTCATGTTGGTGTTGCAGGAAATCTCAAAACGTATCCTTTG CCGGAGAGGATCCCAAAGTTCATCCGGATCAGCAGATGGATTCAGATGTGGACCAACTTAGGAGGTTTTCattggaggaattaaaacttGCAACAGATTATTTCAGCAATGAAAACATTCTGGGTAGTGGTGGATTTGGCAAGGTTTACAAGGGGCGTTTGCAAGATGATTCACTTGTCGCTGTAAAAAGACTGGAACATAAACCCACACCTGATGGGGAGCTTCAGTTTCAAACAACAACAGAGATCATCAACATGGCTGTGCATCCGCATGTCCTTAGGCTAAGTGGGTTTTGTATGACAACTTCTGAAAAGCTACTTGTTTACCCCTACATGGCTAATGGGAGTGTTGCCTCCCACTTAAGAG AGAGACCTCCATCACAGCCTCCACTTGGTTGGCCTACCAGAAAGAGAGTAGCATTGGGAACTGCAAGGGGTCTTTCTTATTTGCATGATCACTGCAATCCAAAAGTTATTCACCGTGATGTGAAAGCTGCAAATATTTTGTTAGATGAGGAGTTTGAAGCTGTTGTTGGGGACTTTGGGCTGGCTAAATTGATGGACTACAATGATACTCATGTAATCACTGATGTATGCGGTACAGCAGGGCATATAGCTCCAGAATACCTCTATAATGGCATATGTTCTGAGAAAACTGATGTTTATGGGTATGGAATTATGCTTCTGGAGCTAATTACTGGACAGAGAGCTGTTGATCTTGCCTGGATTGCAGCTGAAGATGATCTTTTGTTGCTTGACTGG GTGAAAGTCCTGCTGAGAGAGAACAGTGTAGAAGAGCTGGCTGATCCTGATCTCCAAGGCAACTACATAGAAGCTGAGATGAAGCATTTAATCAAGATCGCTCTGCTTTGCACGCGAGGGTCACCCTCTTACAGGCCTAAGATGTCAGAAGTGATAAGAATGGTTGAAGGCCATAGCTTATCAGAGAGATGGGATGAATGGCAGGAGATGGAGAGTTGTGACCCGAAGTTGGAAGTGACCCTTCAAACTTTTTACTTTACTGTTGATTCAACTCAGCTTCAACGTCCAATTGAGTTATCTGGTCCGAGATGA
- the LOC110602380 gene encoding NADPH-dependent aldehyde reductase 1, chloroplastic has product MATTGFPPQPEQDGQPGKEYIMHPLPQSLNPDYKPSNKLLGKIALVTGGDSGIGRAVSYYFTLEGATVAFTYVKGQEDEDKDQTLKMICKLKVEGAKDPIAIPTDLSYEENCKRVVDEVIDVYGQIDILVNNAAQQYYTTNIEDVDENRLERLFRINVFSYFFLSRYALKYMKRGSCIINTASLVAYAGNSVLLDYSSTKGAIVAFTRSLSLQLIEKGIRVNAVAPGPVWTPLEAVSLPPHELAIFGSQVPMNRAAEPYEIAPAFVFLACNVCASYITGQVVHPNGGTIVNA; this is encoded by the exons ATGGCCACCACCGGGTTTCCACCGCAGCCTGAGCAAGACGGCCAGCCTGGCAAAGAATACATCATGCACCCACTTCCACAATCCTTGAACCCCGACTACAAGCCCTCTAACAAGCTCCTT GGAAAGATAGCTCTAGTGACTGGAGGCGACTCTGGTATTGGAAGAGCTGTATCCTATTATTTTACTTTAGAGGGTGCAACTGTGGCCTTTACGTATGTGAAAGGCCAAGAGGATGAGGACAAGGATCAAACGCTAAAAATGATATGCAAATTAAAAGTGGAAGGAGCAAAAGACCCTATTGCCATACCAACTGATCTTAGTTATGAAGAAAACTGCAAAAGGGTTGTAGATGAGGTAATCGATGTATATGGGCAGATTGATATTCTTGTGAATAATGCAGCTCAACAATATTACACTACCAACATTGAAGATGTCGATGAAAATAGACTTGAGAGGTTGTTTAGAATCAACGTATTTAGTTACTTTTTCTTGTCCAG GTATGCTTTAAAGTATATGAAGCGAGGAAGCTGTATCATCAACACCGCATCTCTCGTTGCCTATGCTGGCAATTCAGTGTTGCTGGATTATAGCTCCACTAAAGGAGCCATTGTAGCTTTCACTAGGAGTCTATCCCTGCAACTTATAGAAAAGGGAATTCGTGTCAATGCTGTGGCACCAGGTCCTGTATGGACACCATTGGAAGCAGTTTCTCTACCTCCTCATGAGCTTGCAATTTTCGGAAGTCAGGTACCAATGAATAGGGCAGCAGAACCTTATGAGATTGCACCTGCTTTTGTATTTTTAGCTTGCAATGTATGCGCCTCCTACATTACTGGCCAAGTTGTGCATCCTAATG GTGGTACTATTGTAAATGCTTGA